The Erythrobacter sp. F6033 genome window below encodes:
- a CDS encoding efflux RND transporter permease subunit has product MNFRNLSAWSIRNPVIPLVMFTALLFAGIVSFMRMDVTNNPDVEFPAVIVNISQPGAAPTEIENQITQRVESALRSINGVNSLQSTAREGNSQTFVEFEIGTEIIEAVNEVETAISGIRGSLPDGILEPRVSKVDVAGDPIGYIAVEADDMTIEQLSWFVDDTVSKRLLKIEGMAEVGRFGGVNREIEVILDPAKMQALGVTASQINSVLRSSNVNAAGGLAEVGGTRQSLRVLGNNDTAFELSQRQIQLGGGRTVRLADVANVRDGFAERNSVSEVGDREVVNFFMNRARGASDLTVYEAALEEMDKIEAETEGVRFIKMFTSTTYTDGQYKSSIWALIEGAVLAVVVVFLFLRDWRATFISAVAIPLSAIPTFFFMDLLGFNLNFLSLLALGLVAGVLVDDAIVEIENIVRHMRMGKTAYQASIDAADEIGLPVVATSFCIVAVFLPVGLMPGISGQFFQNFGLTVVVAVLMSLAVARMITPLMAAYFLSAKGHATHGEGPMMDRYISVLGWTLNRGKMRDRRAGLEGPRFRAGYVFSLLITVLVLLGLTAYSMFAISGALAEFDIPKNVAEAVSGDPNSTLFFLVSKTFDIVLLLFVCLMAFVVGWIAFKAIELLSRLGGRFGSSVKYMAARFYDHRIWMLGVGWFSFLITILLFGQIPPQFQPTIDDENSTIEIEMVPGTTLAGTKVVSDRVYALLEEQPEVEQMLQRIRIGNSTIFIRLSEDRERTSIEFEREIAPQLANIADARVRFRSQSGGFGSGRDLTVMLAGSDPKVLDETAAELVEQMKGLDSLVAPRISADLNRPEIIITPREEIAAELGISTIALSQTIRIATLGEIEQNAARFSLSDRQIPIRVKLSEEARTSMTTIENLPVQTASGGTVPLSQVADITFGSGPTAIQRYNQNRRVLVGADLASNVLKGEAQQQVDALPILQELPTGVIRDVVGEDEWQQELIQNLIIAIIAGVMLVFACLVLLYKRLMSPLVNMTSLALAPLGGILLVWLVGMAQSMPVYIGILLLLGIVSKNSILLIDFAIEEMERGTAKLEAIMEAGHKRAQPIVMTTVAMTAGMIPTAISLTGDGAWRQPMGIVVIGGLILSTLLTLVIVPAGFSLADGFERRVGPWLRERMLTYKPGDDTKPHGPATDGPDVPFPGKPSGAAVPATRIPPGAEPAE; this is encoded by the coding sequence ATGAACTTCAGAAATCTATCCGCCTGGTCGATCCGCAACCCGGTGATCCCGCTCGTGATGTTCACGGCTCTGCTGTTCGCCGGCATCGTCAGCTTCATGCGGATGGATGTTACGAACAACCCGGACGTCGAGTTTCCCGCGGTCATTGTGAACATTTCACAGCCGGGCGCAGCGCCGACCGAAATCGAAAACCAGATCACTCAGCGCGTCGAAAGCGCCCTGCGGTCGATCAATGGTGTGAATTCTCTTCAATCGACAGCGCGCGAGGGCAATTCGCAGACCTTTGTCGAGTTTGAAATCGGCACCGAGATTATCGAAGCGGTCAATGAAGTTGAAACGGCCATTTCAGGTATTCGCGGAAGTTTGCCGGACGGCATTTTGGAGCCGCGGGTCTCAAAGGTAGACGTTGCTGGCGATCCTATCGGCTACATCGCGGTAGAAGCCGATGATATGACAATCGAGCAGCTGAGCTGGTTCGTGGACGATACGGTTTCGAAGCGTCTGCTGAAAATCGAAGGCATGGCAGAGGTTGGTCGTTTTGGCGGTGTCAATCGCGAGATCGAAGTCATCTTGGACCCGGCCAAAATGCAGGCGCTGGGCGTTACTGCGTCACAGATCAACTCGGTTCTCCGCTCGTCAAACGTCAATGCGGCGGGCGGCCTCGCAGAAGTTGGCGGCACGCGTCAATCGCTGCGTGTCCTCGGCAATAATGACACTGCATTTGAACTGTCGCAGCGACAAATTCAGCTCGGCGGTGGCCGCACGGTTCGTCTGGCCGATGTTGCGAATGTCCGCGACGGATTTGCCGAGCGAAATTCGGTTAGCGAAGTCGGCGACCGCGAAGTCGTGAACTTCTTTATGAATCGCGCTCGCGGTGCATCCGACCTCACCGTTTACGAAGCCGCGCTTGAAGAGATGGACAAGATCGAAGCTGAAACCGAAGGCGTTCGCTTCATCAAGATGTTCACCAGCACCACCTACACTGATGGCCAATATAAGAGTTCGATTTGGGCCCTTATCGAAGGCGCGGTTCTGGCGGTTGTGGTTGTGTTCCTGTTCCTGCGCGATTGGCGCGCAACTTTTATCAGCGCCGTTGCTATTCCGCTTTCAGCGATCCCGACATTCTTCTTTATGGACCTGCTCGGGTTCAATCTGAACTTCCTGTCGCTTCTGGCCTTGGGCTTGGTGGCCGGGGTGTTGGTCGATGATGCGATCGTGGAGATCGAGAATATCGTCCGGCATATGAGGATGGGCAAAACCGCCTATCAAGCCAGTATTGATGCCGCCGACGAGATCGGTCTGCCTGTGGTCGCGACCAGTTTCTGTATCGTTGCGGTGTTCCTGCCGGTTGGTTTGATGCCGGGTATTTCCGGGCAATTCTTCCAAAACTTTGGCCTCACGGTTGTGGTCGCGGTGCTTATGTCGCTGGCAGTGGCACGTATGATCACGCCGCTGATGGCGGCATATTTCCTCTCGGCCAAGGGTCACGCGACCCACGGCGAAGGCCCGATGATGGACCGCTACATTTCGGTGCTCGGCTGGACACTCAACCGCGGCAAGATGCGTGATCGCCGTGCAGGGCTGGAAGGCCCGCGTTTCCGCGCGGGATACGTCTTTTCACTATTGATTACGGTTCTGGTGCTGCTTGGTCTGACTGCGTATTCAATGTTCGCAATCTCAGGTGCTCTGGCGGAATTCGATATTCCAAAGAACGTAGCAGAGGCCGTGTCCGGTGATCCAAACAGTACCCTCTTTTTCCTCGTATCGAAGACGTTCGACATCGTCCTCCTGCTATTCGTTTGCTTGATGGCCTTTGTGGTCGGTTGGATCGCTTTCAAAGCGATTGAGCTGCTTTCCCGACTGGGCGGCAGGTTCGGATCGAGCGTCAAATACATGGCTGCCCGTTTCTACGATCACCGTATCTGGATGCTTGGGGTTGGTTGGTTCTCGTTTCTCATCACGATTTTGCTGTTCGGTCAGATACCACCTCAGTTCCAACCGACTATTGATGATGAGAACTCGACCATCGAGATCGAGATGGTTCCAGGCACAACGCTCGCCGGGACGAAGGTGGTCTCCGACAGGGTTTACGCCCTGCTTGAAGAGCAGCCCGAAGTGGAGCAGATGCTGCAGCGCATTCGCATAGGCAACTCGACAATCTTCATCAGGCTTTCCGAGGATCGCGAACGCACATCAATCGAATTTGAACGTGAAATTGCACCGCAATTGGCCAATATTGCCGATGCTCGGGTTCGTTTCCGTTCGCAATCGGGTGGTTTCGGCTCCGGGCGCGACCTGACAGTTATGCTCGCTGGTTCAGACCCTAAGGTGCTGGACGAAACAGCTGCTGAACTGGTCGAGCAGATGAAGGGGCTCGACAGTCTTGTCGCCCCTCGCATCAGCGCCGATCTCAACCGGCCTGAGATCATCATCACCCCGCGTGAGGAAATCGCGGCCGAACTGGGCATTTCGACTATCGCTCTGTCGCAAACAATCCGGATTGCGACGCTCGGCGAGATTGAACAGAACGCCGCGCGCTTCTCGCTTTCGGACCGGCAAATCCCAATCAGGGTGAAGCTGTCTGAAGAAGCGCGGACGAGCATGACCACGATCGAGAACCTGCCGGTGCAGACTGCCTCCGGAGGGACTGTACCGCTCAGCCAGGTTGCGGATATCACGTTTGGCTCCGGCCCGACCGCGATCCAGCGCTACAACCAGAATCGCCGTGTGCTGGTGGGTGCTGACTTGGCTTCCAATGTTTTGAAAGGCGAGGCGCAGCAACAAGTGGACGCGCTGCCGATCCTGCAGGAACTGCCGACTGGTGTGATCCGCGATGTTGTTGGTGAAGATGAGTGGCAGCAAGAGCTGATCCAGAACCTGATCATCGCCATCATTGCTGGTGTGATGCTCGTGTTTGCCTGCCTCGTCCTGCTCTACAAGCGTTTGATGAGCCCGCTGGTCAACATGACGTCGCTGGCGCTCGCGCCGCTCGGAGGCATCCTGCTGGTGTGGCTGGTTGGCATGGCGCAAAGTATGCCCGTCTATATCGGCATCTTGTTGCTGCTCGGCATCGTTTCCAAGAACTCGATCCTGCTGATCGATTTCGCGATTGAGGAAATGGAACGCGGGACTGCCAAACTCGAAGCGATTATGGAGGCGGGGCACAAGCGTGCACAGCCGATTGTGATGACCACCGTTGCGATGACGGCGGGTATGATTCCAACTGCGATCTCGCTGACCGGCGATGGCGCATGGCGTCAACCGATGGGTATCGTGGTTATTGGCGGTCTGATCCTGTCGACGCTGCTGACTCTGGTGATTGTACCAGCGGGCTTCAGTCTGGCGGATGGGTTTGAGCGGCGCGTAGGGCCTTGGCTGCGTGAGCGCATGCTGACCTATAAGCCGGGTGACGACACCAAGCCGCATGGACCCGCAACAGACGGGCCAGATGTGCCTTTCCCGGGCAAGCCTAGCGGTGCGGCGGTGCCTGCGACCCGCATTCCTCCGGGGGCTGAGCCTGCTGAGTAG
- a CDS encoding DUF445 domain-containing protein: MRWTATGMLVAMAVLFFSTHALAEGGHPAWGYVNAFAEAAMVGGLADWFAVTALFRHPLGLPIPHTAIIPENKDRIADTMAQFLRENFLTPAVVARRMSGMNVARAVGDFLIASPKEGGDDTRSRITGGAAEMLAEVLESLDPDRLGNQMRAGLAGQLQKLDVSPLAGRMLESAMADRQHRPLIDGIVRWTGLTLEDNEEMVKDIIHKRANSVLRWTGLDERISASVLDGLYKLLAEVLVDPDHPLRFKIEEGLEKLAQDLQHDPETRERVEEMKRDLIENPAVAEWWMGVWERIRQSLIRRAREADSGLGIEMRNGLADLGKALASDERLQLQINRFARRTAVGVATRYGSEIVTLVSETVKRWDATTITGRIENAVGRDLQFIRINGTLVGGLVGMTLHFIVSFV, from the coding sequence ATGCGCTGGACGGCGACCGGAATGCTGGTTGCGATGGCTGTGCTGTTTTTCTCGACCCACGCTTTGGCGGAGGGTGGGCATCCGGCATGGGGTTATGTCAATGCGTTTGCCGAGGCGGCCATGGTTGGCGGGCTGGCCGACTGGTTCGCCGTGACGGCTTTGTTCCGGCATCCGCTCGGCCTTCCGATCCCGCACACTGCCATCATTCCCGAGAACAAGGACCGTATCGCCGATACGATGGCGCAGTTCCTTCGCGAGAACTTCCTCACACCCGCGGTTGTCGCACGGCGAATGTCCGGCATGAATGTGGCGCGGGCTGTCGGAGATTTCTTGATCGCCAGTCCTAAAGAGGGCGGCGATGACACCCGGTCGCGGATCACCGGCGGTGCGGCGGAGATGCTGGCCGAAGTGCTCGAATCGCTTGATCCGGACAGGCTCGGAAATCAGATGCGTGCAGGCCTCGCGGGCCAGTTGCAAAAGCTGGATGTGTCCCCGCTCGCAGGGCGTATGCTCGAAAGCGCTATGGCCGATCGTCAGCATCGCCCGCTGATCGACGGGATCGTTCGCTGGACCGGCCTGACGCTCGAAGACAATGAGGAGATGGTCAAAGACATCATCCACAAACGCGCCAATTCGGTGCTGCGCTGGACTGGCCTTGATGAGCGGATTTCAGCCAGCGTGTTGGACGGTCTCTATAAACTTCTGGCCGAAGTGCTGGTCGATCCCGATCATCCGCTGCGCTTCAAAATTGAAGAGGGCCTCGAGAAACTGGCTCAGGACCTTCAGCACGATCCGGAAACCCGCGAGCGGGTCGAGGAAATGAAGCGTGATCTGATCGAGAATCCGGCTGTCGCAGAATGGTGGATGGGTGTGTGGGAGCGTATCCGCCAATCGCTGATCCGCCGCGCGCGTGAGGCCGATAGCGGTCTGGGTATCGAAATGCGCAACGGTCTGGCCGATCTCGGCAAAGCGCTGGCCAGCGACGAACGTCTTCAGCTTCAGATCAATCGCTTTGCGCGCCGTACAGCTGTGGGCGTTGCGACCCGCTATGGCAGCGAAATCGTGACCCTCGTTTCAGAAACAGTGAAACGCTGGGACGCTACAACGATTACAGGCCGGATCGAAAATGCAGTGGGCCGCGACCTTCAATTCATCCGCATCAACGGCACGCTGGTCGGCGGGCTGGTCGGTATGACGCTGCACTTTATTGTGAGTTTTGTGTAG
- a CDS encoding energy transducer TonB translates to MGLAVAISGTAFALAFVLTISAPLAAKEPRGLDASSKWLVDFAPNKCRLVRTFGEGEDRHAIFFEQYWPSARTGLSLAGPRFKRFRSKTNTRMKFFDGQEAMPTEPFKGDTESVGPAIVYSSISLSMGAEADQGYAPGAPNNQLDTNFANKVEFVWVRQRGKEVQLNTGPLGDAFAVLNKCTADLVRDWGLNPEEQSKLSRAPVWKNEKEVVRSAVRKYPNAALVRGEEAILRMRVMIDESGTVTDCILNEATVTDKLNSPFCQNMEMAEFDPAIDAKGKPIASYYATSITYRIRD, encoded by the coding sequence ATGGGGCTGGCTGTAGCAATTTCTGGAACTGCATTCGCGCTGGCGTTCGTCCTGACGATTTCTGCGCCTTTGGCCGCGAAAGAACCACGCGGGCTGGATGCCAGCTCCAAATGGCTGGTCGACTTTGCCCCCAATAAATGCAGGCTTGTCCGCACTTTTGGCGAAGGCGAAGACCGCCACGCCATTTTCTTTGAGCAGTACTGGCCAAGCGCTAGAACCGGGTTGTCGCTCGCCGGTCCGCGCTTCAAGCGTTTCCGCAGCAAAACCAACACACGAATGAAGTTCTTCGACGGTCAAGAGGCAATGCCGACTGAACCATTCAAAGGGGACACAGAAAGCGTTGGACCTGCGATCGTCTATTCATCAATAAGCTTGTCGATGGGTGCGGAGGCAGACCAAGGTTACGCTCCGGGCGCTCCAAATAATCAATTGGATACCAATTTCGCCAACAAGGTCGAATTCGTTTGGGTTCGGCAGCGCGGCAAGGAAGTTCAATTGAACACGGGCCCTTTGGGTGACGCGTTTGCCGTTCTCAACAAATGTACCGCCGATCTTGTTCGTGATTGGGGCTTGAACCCTGAGGAACAGTCAAAGCTGAGCAGGGCGCCAGTCTGGAAAAATGAAAAAGAAGTGGTGCGCTCCGCGGTTCGCAAATATCCGAATGCTGCCCTGGTCCGCGGTGAGGAAGCAATCCTCAGGATGCGCGTAATGATTGACGAGAGTGGCACCGTAACCGACTGCATTCTGAACGAGGCAACCGTTACCGACAAGCTCAATTCCCCGTTTTGTCAAAACATGGAAATGGCCGAATTTGACCCGGCAATCGATGCAAAGGGAAAACCAATTGCCTCCTATTATGCCACATCGATCACATATCGGATCAGGGATTAA
- a CDS encoding electron transfer flavoprotein subunit alpha/FixB family protein, whose translation MNTLVLVEHDNSSVNDATLAVVTAAGKMGDVTALVAGHNCGSVAEAAAKIAGVSKVLKADDAAYGEGLAENVAPLAAGIMANYDAFLAPATTSGKNIAPRVAALLDVMQISDILSVEGDKTFTRPIYAGNAIATVQSSDAKLVITVRGTAFEKAATEGGSASVEDASGPGDAGISSFVSREVAKSERPELTSAKVIVSGGRALKDSETFESVINPLADKLGAAIGASRAAVDAGYVPNDYQVGQTGKIVAPEVYIAIGISGAIQHLAGMKDSKVIIAINKDEDAPIFQVADIGLVADLFNAVPELTNAL comes from the coding sequence ATGAACACTCTGGTTCTCGTCGAACACGACAATTCGAGCGTCAATGACGCAACTCTCGCAGTGGTTACCGCCGCGGGCAAAATGGGCGATGTCACAGCGCTGGTCGCTGGCCACAATTGCGGCAGCGTTGCCGAAGCGGCTGCGAAGATCGCAGGCGTTTCCAAAGTGCTGAAAGCGGACGATGCGGCATATGGCGAAGGTCTTGCCGAAAACGTCGCACCGCTCGCCGCTGGTATCATGGCGAACTATGACGCATTCCTCGCGCCTGCCACGACATCGGGCAAGAACATCGCGCCGCGCGTCGCTGCGCTGCTTGATGTGATGCAAATCTCGGACATTCTTTCGGTCGAAGGCGACAAGACTTTCACCCGTCCGATCTACGCCGGTAACGCGATTGCCACCGTACAATCCTCCGATGCCAAGCTGGTGATCACCGTGCGCGGCACCGCGTTTGAAAAGGCGGCAACCGAAGGCGGTTCGGCTTCTGTAGAAGACGCATCGGGTCCGGGTGACGCAGGCATTTCCAGCTTCGTCTCGCGCGAAGTCGCGAAGAGTGAGCGTCCGGAACTGACGTCTGCCAAAGTCATCGTTTCAGGTGGCCGAGCGCTGAAAGACAGCGAAACCTTCGAAAGCGTCATCAACCCGCTCGCCGACAAACTTGGCGCGGCAATCGGCGCATCGCGCGCTGCGGTTGATGCCGGCTATGTGCCGAACGATTATCAGGTCGGCCAGACCGGCAAAATCGTTGCTCCCGAAGTCTATATCGCAATCGGTATCTCGGGCGCAATCCAACACCTTGCCGGCATGAAGGACTCTAAAGTCATCATCGCCATCAACAAGGACGAAGACGCCCCGATCTTCCAGGTGGCGGATATTGGCCTCGTTGCTGACCTCTTCAATGCGGTTCCGGAGCTTACCAACGCACTGTAA
- a CDS encoding electron transfer flavoprotein subunit beta/FixA family protein, with the protein MKILVPVKRVIDYNVKPRVKADGSGVDLANVKMSMNPFDEIAVEEAIRIKEAGKAEEIIAVSVGPAKAQETLRTALAMGADRAILVETDEEVEPLAVAKILKAIAEEEQPGLVLLGKQSISDDSNQTGQMLAAMMDRPQGTFANTVEVDGDAVVVKREIDGGLETVKLAMPAIVTTDLRLNEPRYASLPNIMKAKKKPLDSKTPADFGVDIAPRLTTTNVSEPPVRQAGEKVEDVAALVEKIKALGIA; encoded by the coding sequence ATGAAAATCCTCGTCCCCGTAAAACGGGTGATTGATTACAACGTAAAGCCACGCGTCAAAGCAGACGGCTCCGGCGTTGATCTTGCGAACGTCAAAATGAGCATGAACCCGTTTGATGAGATCGCTGTCGAAGAAGCGATCCGCATCAAAGAAGCGGGCAAAGCCGAAGAAATCATCGCTGTGTCGGTTGGTCCGGCAAAGGCTCAGGAAACACTGCGCACCGCACTTGCAATGGGTGCAGACCGCGCGATCCTCGTCGAGACCGACGAAGAGGTCGAACCGCTGGCCGTTGCCAAGATCCTCAAAGCAATCGCTGAAGAAGAACAGCCAGGCCTCGTCCTGCTGGGCAAACAGTCGATCTCTGACGACAGCAACCAGACCGGTCAGATGCTCGCGGCGATGATGGACCGTCCGCAGGGCACCTTCGCCAACACTGTTGAAGTTGATGGCGATGCAGTTGTCGTAAAGCGCGAGATTGATGGCGGTCTTGAAACCGTAAAACTGGCGATGCCTGCCATTGTCACGACCGATCTTCGCCTGAACGAGCCACGTTACGCTTCGCTGCCGAACATCATGAAAGCGAAGAAGAAGCCGCTCGACAGCAAGACCCCGGCCGATTTCGGCGTCGATATCGCACCGCGTCTCACCACCACCAACGTTTCCGAACCGCCTGTCCGTCAGGCCGGTGAAAAGGTCGAAGACGTCGCCGCTCTGGTCGAAAAGATCAAAGCGCTCGGCATCGCGTAA